A genomic window from Glycine soja cultivar W05 chromosome 10, ASM419377v2, whole genome shotgun sequence includes:
- the LOC114371929 gene encoding GATA transcription factor 8-like has product MVGPNFMDEIDCGSFFDHIDDLLDFPVEDVDGGAATLPSVSAGNSNSLASIWPSESDSFPASDSVFSGNSASDLSAELSVPYEDIVQLEWLSNFVEDSFCGGSLTMNKVEEPSCTTKEDSVNTQFHTSSPVSVLESSSSCSGGKTLPPRSPEIYIPVPCGRARSKRPRPATFNPRPAMNLISPASSFVGENMQPNVISSKASSDSENFAESQLVPKMPKLASGEPKKKKKVKVPLPVAPADNNQNASQPVRKCMHCEITKTPQWRAGPMGPKTLCNACGVRYKSGRLFPEYRPAASPTFCPSVHSNSHKKVLEMRCRGFDKSGFAINSAASPELIPNTNSSLTLEYM; this is encoded by the exons ATGGTTGGACCTAACTTCATGGATGAGATAGACTGCGGCAGCTTCTTTGACCACATCGACGACCTTCTCGATTTTCCCGTCGAGGACGTCGACGGCGGCGCTGCCACCTTGCCTTCCGTCTCCGCCGGAAACAGCAACTCGCTGGCTAGCATCTGGCCCTCCGAGTCCGACTCGTTTCCCGCCTCCGACTCGGTGTTTTCCGGCAACAGTGCTTCGGACCTCTCGGCGGAGCTATCCGTTCCG TATGAAGACATTGTCCAATTGGAATGGTTGTCCAACTTTGTGGAGGATTCCTTTTGTGGGGGGAGCCTAACAATGAACAAAGTGGAAGAGCCATCATGTACCACTAAGGAGGACTCAGTCAACACCCAATTTCACACATCAAGCCCAGTTTCTGTCCTCGAAAGTAGCAGTTCTTGCTCTGGTGGCAAGACTTTGCCACCTCGCAGTCCAGAGATTTACATCCCTGTGCCGTGTGGACGTGCACGCAGCAAGCGTCCACGTCCAGCAACCTTCAATCCTAGGCCTGCCATGAACCTTATTTCCCCTGCCTCCTCTTTTGTTGGGGAGAATATGCAGCCTAATGTCATATCATCCAAGGCCTCTTCAGATTCTGAGAATTTTGCTGAGTCTCAACTTGTTCCCAAGATGCCGAAGCTAGCTTCTGGGGAgcctaagaagaaaaagaaagtgaaggTGCCACTTCCAGTAGCTCCAGCTGATAACAATCAAAATGCCTCACAACCTGTTAGGAAATGCATGCATTGTGAGATAACCAAGACACCACAGTGGAGGGCAGGGCCAATGGGGCCAAAAACACTATGCAATGCATGTGGTGTTCGTTACAAGTCCGGCCGGCTCTTCCCCGAATACCGGCCTGCTGCAAGTCCAACTTTTTGCCCATCCGTGCACTCCAATTCTCATAAGAAGGTCCTGGAAATGAGATGCAGGGGATTTGACAAATCTGGTTTTGCAATCAATTCAGCTGCCTCACCTGAACTCATTCCAAACACTAACAGCAGCCTTACCCTGGAGTACATGTGA